Part of the Primulina huaijiensis isolate GDHJ02 chromosome 15, ASM1229523v2, whole genome shotgun sequence genome is shown below.
AGCTAAAATTGTCGGCAGCAACAGATTTTCCATTCCAAGGGCAAATGTTGGTCTTAAAATCGCTAGAAATGGTATTAATGAGGAGTCTAGAACATTGGGCAATAGTGATGGCTTCACCAGTCCATGTTTAGATATACAGGTAGGAGCAAGTAGCGGCAACATTGATTTGGCTCGCCCCATCACAAATAATGTTTCTGATTTTGCCAGTGATTCAAGTGGCTCTGCCCCTCGACATTTAGGTAACAATAATGGCTCAGGGACAGATTTTGGTTGTAATGTTGGGTCATCAGTATTAATCAGTAATAACCACTTGGATTGTTTGAATGCAAATTGTGGTTCGATGTTTGATGACAACTTAAATGGTTCAAACCCTCAAAATAATGGCAGTCAGCATTGTTTGACGCCAAGTTTATGTATTGACAACAACCTGTCTTCTCCAGTTTTAAATGTTAGTACTGAATTATTGGGTGAAACCAGTGGCTCCAACACTCAGAATTTAAGTTACAGTGATGGCTCTGCTGTGCCTCCATGTTCAGTGGTCGGGACTAATTCGAGCAGAAGTGGCAGCCCCATACCGTCAAATTCACATTTTATTAGTGTCGAGTCTCAAGATTACGTCAGCGATATTTCAGATGGTATTGATGGCATGTCTATtccagaaaatatttttgaagacATCATGAATGAACTTTTGCCTCCAACTGGCTCAAGCCCTGGGACTTGGCAAGTTACTGGGAAATTTTAGGAATGGAAACCAAGAATATCGAGGCCATATTTCAAGGTAacttttatgttatgtcatcgCCATGATGAACTTTATTTGTTACCTTTTCAAGCATCAAAGATGCGGACTTCTCTGTGTTTTTTCAAAACAATTGTGTGTTGCAAGTACCTGATGCATTTTTACATTATTCTCTGCACATAGCAAGTTCGCCTAAACTATGTGCAGTTATTTTCTCTAGGGTCACAGAAGGAGGAGACTGTGCATGTGACCTTAGTATCCTCTAGAAGGCAGCTTATGCAACGGTAGTGGGATTCCTTAGCTCAGAATTGGCCTTTGAGAAGCGTCATTTATGCATTATCAGATATATTTGGATTGTGTTCTTCCCCATCTTATAGCACCCCTTTTACCAACACTCTTTTGCAGCGTGACATCCTTTCTTCCCTTTCATTCTTTTCTATGAGAGCATTGAGCGTGTAGTTTTTGGTGGCTAGAAATGTAGATATTCAAGCAGTGTTATGACGAGCTGCTACGATCGTCCTATTGATGCATACATATAATATTCTAGTAAAAAAATATCCATAACATCTGTCATCTTTAGCCGTTTACAATGAACTTGTGCTTTATATCAGATTCTATAATCCCAAATTTTCTGTTCAGTGTCAAATGTTACAGCTATGAATTGATCTACTTGATACTGAATTTCTGTGATGTGTCTTTGCCCAAGGGAATAGATTATAGTGTTTATTTCCACAGAAACAAATTATTTAGGCATTTgaacttaaaaataaatttaatttttttaataaaacatagATAGGATCAAACAAAGAAaagatattatttatttggaaCTGTCGATCACGTTAAATTAATTacacttaaaaaattcaaaagattGATAAAAGCAGTTCTTAGGCATAACCATAGTCAAATAAATTCTACGAAATGTATATTTTTCAGAATGGACTTCGAACTTTTTTCGAGATTTCATCTGTTGCTGAATTTTCTGATGACCCTATAAAGGCAAaagcttaaaattttgaatattttaaagAGGATCGTTCAAAAAATCGGGAGCAACCATGCAGAAAATCTCATCTGATTTAAGGATAGAATTATGTCGAAAATTATGGTCTATATTTCGAACTCCATACAATCTTTTCTGTGCCATCTCCATACTCGTGCCAGACAAATAGAAAAAGAATGGAACACGCGTAACACAACAAGACCATTACTTGCATACGAAATACATCCGACAGCCCGTCGTTGATACCAGAACTGTAATATGTACACCTTTCATCCACATTAATAAGTACTGCTAAGAATGCATATGCCATGCACGTAAACTTAacgttttttattcatttacaGTCGATGCCACGGAACAACAGGAAATCTTCAAAAACATGTGTGATCACCAAACTTTTCATCCTTTCTTTCGTATGATACAGGTTTAAACATCAGCAACCCCAAAAATCCACTTACCGAAAGATGTTCTTTGAACTGTTTGATCCCTAGTTCTTCTCTTTATGATGCTCCTCATTGCTTGCCACCCCTCCAAGCCATTCTTCCAATTTAGCTTCTCTATCAGCTTTGAACTCATCATAGGTCTCGCATAATGAAAGTAAAGCCAGGTGGGACAAGCTTGTACTAAGTTGTGATTCTTCTTGAAGCTGTTTACCATCTTGACTCGACAATAAATCTTCACCCTCGGCCTCTGGCACAGTTAAATGACTTTCTTTTGCGTTTGGGGATGTGGGTCTAGAATTTAGCCGAAGATTCCCATCCTCGGATTTCATCGATTCCTTAGACTCAACTTGAGGCCACTTTAAGTTCGTGACCTTTTGTTTTGCAGACTTGAAAACACCAGACAAATAGCCTCCATTCTTTTCACCATCCGGATGAGGAAACATGGCGTTACTTCCAAAGGTGGCTGGTGACCACGAGCTACTTCTTCCAATATAACCCGATCCAGAGTTAGAGAGTAATCCTTTTCTTGGTTGTTTATTTGACATGATGAAAAGAGATTTTTTAATTTCCCTAATCATTTCTTCTGCAACTGGGAAGCCACATTCTTTCATCGATCTCATCATGCCCATAGAGTCTTCTAAATCTTCTGTATGCAATACCGTCTCATGAGATTTTTCAACGACATTATTCTTGAGATTAACAAGGTTGGGAGTTGCATTTTGGATATGCTTCTGAACATAGAAAAGCCCAACTGAGGGTTCGTTTGCCACATATTTTATCATGTCTGTCAACTCTTCTGTCACTTCCAAGAAAACATCGACAACAGAGAATTCTTGCATATTTGTGGAAGATATTGGATACCCATCACTGGAATAAAAAGATGGTGAAAATTTTGTGCTTAGATCTCGAAtacatgattttaaatgatctaATCACATAAAAAAACCACAACTCGTAAGAAACTGGGATTGCGGATCATGAAATCCATATGAAAGTCTATCGAAACAGAAGAAATAACAAAGGTTTGGAATCAATCTTACTTGAACATATATCATACATCCGACGGACGAGCTTCTTGTAATGGAATTTGAAAACCTGCAaaaaccaaacattaaataactAATTCACCAAACAAATTTTGTTGGCAGCTTCCCCTGTATCTGGAGATTTAATACATAAAACTTTTGGAATATCTTTGTCAATTGCAATTTCACAAAGCAAATGCAAGACCCTAGCGCAAAGCAGTACATAATTTTTCGATGGGATATTTGGGGAATAAATTAGGTCacaattcattttaaaaaattgacatttttacGTGTATTTAAACGAGAAGATTATTTTGTCATAATAAGTATTGACAAataattgtgtgagacggtctcacgagtcgtattttgtgagacggatctcttatttgggtcatccatgaaaaaaatattattttttatgctaagagtattactttttattgtgaatatcggtatggttgacacgtctcacaaataaagattcgtgatacgtctcacaagagacatattcATAAATATTTGTTCAAAGTTTTTTTTACTAACTATTCATCGTCAGGTTGTCATAGgtagacttgtcaaattgggtcaGGTCCGTCAGGCCGGTCCGTCCCGTTATAAAAATTGAGTgggttgggttgataaaatagcatCTCGTTTGGAGGCAGGCCAAATGAGCTGAGCCCGTTTGGATTGCGGTTCAAGACGGGGCGGGCTGGCCCGCCTAATTATgatagaattttatatttttaaattttatataaaaattggagTAAGTATCATAATCGTTGGAATTCAACATATTTGATGTTGGAAAATGTCATAAAACAATCATTTGAAAACTTCGAAAAATGTCTTATAATTTTCTAACTAAGTAAATAAATTATcggtaaatttcaaaaaaatacatctgtgaatgtttcaattaaaattCAGTACCTAGCCATGATTTTTTAGAAATCAGTACCTGACAAATCTATACATTTAGTTTTAACTACCCACAAAACAAACTTTACATTTTTACCctttattattcaaataaatatattattttatccacaaaaattataccatttttctccatttaaaatataattttagcaaaatattgtttctcaattatcatggaataaaagtaaatacttattttgacatacaaagtacctattacggggtttcagatacttgatttcgctctttgaataatctaaatatataagaaaatactatattttcgagcattcaccataaattcattcattgttggtcttttcatgaaaaatgcattaggatgactaattcatgtcattttatttttttttaaaaaaacatagatCATCACCCATCATGAAAtcagattaaatatttattttgacccagaaaatacctattttggagttccaaatgcttgattttactctttgaatactccaaatgtgtaagaaaatactttatcttcgagctatcacaa
Proteins encoded:
- the LOC140958533 gene encoding uncharacterized protein produces the protein MFNDGYPISSTNMQEFSVVDVFLEVTEELTDMIKYVANEPSVGLFYVQKHIQNATPNLVNLKNNVVEKSHETVLHTEDLEDSMGMMRSMKECGFPVAEEMIREIKKSLFIMSNKQPRKGLLSNSGSGYIGRSSSWSPATFGSNAMFPHPDGEKNGGYLSGVFKSAKQKVTNLKWPQVESKESMKSEDGNLRLNSRPTSPNAKESHLTVPEAEGEDLLSSQDGKQLQEESQLSTSLSHLALLSLCETYDEFKADREAKLEEWLGGVASNEEHHKEKN